The Candidatus Malacoplasma girerdii genome has a segment encoding these proteins:
- the rpsC gene encoding 30S ribosomal protein S3, translated as MGQKVNPNGYRYGINKNWQSRWVSLDNKQTAMWLLQDDKIRKYIFKNYKDAQIDHIEIERTQNSIDLFIYCGQTGLILGKENENLKKLSFQIGKIVGRKIKVNINAIRHNNVAWSARVIAREIADAIENRVSFRLAQKMAISKVMRSKALGIKTNVSGRLGGVEMAREEGYSEGVIPMNTIRSDLDYALEEAHTTYGLIGVKVWINRGEIFKKGLNNQIIPPKPTFEQRGGNFKRNNKRGNFNRHNANSQKPKEGAK; from the coding sequence ATGGGACAAAAAGTCAATCCAAACGGATACCGTTATGGAATTAATAAAAATTGACAATCACGTTGAGTTTCACTTGATAACAAACAAACAGCAATGTGATTACTTCAAGATGATAAAATTCGTAAATACATCTTTAAAAACTATAAAGATGCACAAATTGATCATATTGAAATTGAACGAACACAAAACTCAATCGATTTATTTATTTACTGTGGACAAACAGGTTTAATTCTTGGTAAAGAAAACGAAAATTTAAAAAAATTAAGTTTTCAAATTGGCAAAATTGTTGGAAGAAAAATTAAAGTTAATATTAATGCCATTCGTCATAACAATGTAGCATGAAGCGCACGTGTTATTGCGAGAGAAATTGCTGATGCAATTGAAAACCGTGTCAGCTTCCGTTTAGCACAAAAAATGGCCATTAGCAAAGTTATGCGTTCAAAAGCTTTAGGAATTAAGACTAATGTTTCAGGACGACTTGGTGGAGTAGAAATGGCTCGAGAAGAAGGATATAGTGAAGGTGTAATTCCAATGAACACAATTCGAAGTGACCTTGACTATGCACTTGAAGAAGCACATACAACTTATGGTTTAATTGGTGTTAAAGTTTGAATTAACCGTGGTGAAATTTTTAAAAAAGGTTTAAACAACCAAATTATTCCACCTAAACCAACTTTTGAACAACGTGGAGGAAATTTTAAACGTAATAACAAACGTGGCAATTTCAACCGTCATAATGCTAATAGTCAAAAACCAAAGGAAGGGGCTAAATAA
- the rpsS gene encoding 30S ribosomal protein S19: MSRSSKKGAYVEPSLMKKVLAMKDAPKKKTIKTWSRRSAIYPEFVGLNFEVYNGKSFVNVFVTDDMVGHKLGEFVPTRIFKQHSSNNKAADQAAAANTSK; the protein is encoded by the coding sequence ATGTCACGTAGTAGTAAAAAAGGTGCATATGTAGAACCATCATTAATGAAGAAAGTTCTAGCAATGAAAGATGCCCCAAAGAAAAAAACAATTAAAACATGATCACGTCGAAGTGCAATTTATCCTGAATTTGTTGGATTAAACTTCGAAGTATACAATGGTAAAAGTTTTGTTAATGTCTTTGTTACTGATGATATGGTAGGACACAAATTAGGAGAATTTGTACCGACTCGTATCTTCAAGCAACACAGTAGTAATAACAAGGCTGCTGACCAAGCTGCTGCAGCTAATACTAGTAAGTAG
- the rplD gene encoding 50S ribosomal protein L4 has protein sequence MSNQVKLVNIQGEIVKECPFSASLITKKISKQAMFDAVVAENNAMRQGTHSTLTKAEVRGGGRKPFAQKHTGNARQGSIRNPQWVGGGIVFGPKPNRNYKNKVNKKVIHLAFKSALTLKLNDANIYLLESVKMAKPNTKMVSNFMKKLSLAKTKTLFVLANEQENLLKSIRNIDKANVKLFNQVSTKDIMNAKYVVMQLDAMENLGKVYK, from the coding sequence ATGTCAAACCAAGTGAAATTAGTTAATATTCAAGGTGAAATTGTTAAAGAATGCCCATTTAGTGCATCTTTAATTACTAAGAAAATTAGTAAACAAGCAATGTTTGACGCAGTTGTTGCTGAAAATAATGCAATGCGTCAAGGAACACACAGCACTTTAACTAAAGCTGAAGTTCGTGGTGGTGGAAGAAAACCATTTGCACAAAAACATACTGGAAACGCTCGTCAAGGTTCAATTCGTAACCCACAATGAGTTGGTGGAGGAATTGTTTTTGGTCCCAAACCAAACCGCAACTACAAAAATAAAGTGAATAAAAAAGTAATTCACTTAGCATTTAAATCAGCTTTAACACTTAAACTTAATGATGCAAATATTTATTTACTTGAAAGTGTAAAAATGGCTAAGCCAAATACAAAAATGGTAAGTAATTTCATGAAAAAATTAAGTTTAGCTAAAACAAAAACGTTATTTGTTTTGGCTAATGAACAAGAAAATCTATTAAAATCAATTCGTAATATTGATAAAGCTAATGTGAAACTATTTAACCAAGTTTCGACAAAAGATATCATGAATGCGAAATATGTTGTAATGCAACTTGATGCAATGGAAAATTTAGGAAAGGTATATAAATAA
- the rplB gene encoding 50S ribosomal protein L2, giving the protein MAIKTIKTRGSGKHTTVLIDYKKELTTSTPYKPLLKKIQNKSGRNNRGIITTRHHGAQHKRFYRLIDFKRNKDNIPATVKTIEYDPNRTAFISLVVYKDGEKRYILAPRDLKVGDVIISGENTDIKVGNSLCVKNIPEGTFIHNIELSPNKGGQLIRSAGSSAQVLGKDETGKFIIAKLSSNEVRKIPNDARATIGSVSNPDHNLVTLGKAGRSRHMGIRPTVRGSAMNPNDHPHGGGEGRQPIGYDAPRTPWGKRHMGVKTRSTKKASNALIIRRRNGK; this is encoded by the coding sequence ATGGCTATTAAAACAATAAAAACAAGAGGTAGTGGTAAACATACAACGGTGTTGATTGATTACAAAAAAGAATTAACAACATCAACTCCATATAAACCATTACTGAAAAAAATTCAAAATAAATCTGGACGTAACAACCGGGGAATTATTACTACTCGTCATCACGGCGCCCAACACAAACGATTCTATCGTTTAATTGACTTCAAGAGAAACAAGGATAATATTCCTGCAACTGTAAAAACAATTGAATACGATCCAAACCGAACTGCTTTTATTTCATTAGTAGTTTATAAAGATGGTGAAAAACGTTATATTTTAGCACCACGTGATTTAAAAGTTGGAGATGTAATTATTAGTGGTGAAAACACTGATATTAAAGTTGGGAATAGCTTATGTGTAAAGAATATTCCTGAAGGAACTTTTATTCACAATATTGAATTAAGTCCAAATAAAGGTGGACAATTAATTCGAAGTGCCGGAAGTAGCGCTCAAGTATTAGGGAAAGATGAAACAGGCAAATTCATTATTGCTAAATTATCAAGTAATGAAGTTCGTAAAATTCCAAATGATGCTCGTGCGACAATTGGAAGTGTTTCAAACCCTGACCATAATCTAGTAACACTAGGAAAAGCAGGAAGAAGTCGTCATATGGGAATTCGTCCAACTGTTCGAGGTAGTGCGATGAACCCTAATGATCACCCACACGGTGGGGGAGAAGGTCGCCAACCAATTGGTTATGACGCGCCACGTACACCATGAGGAAAACGTCACATGGGTGTAAAAACTCGTTCAACTAAAAAAGCATCAAATGCTTTAATCATTCGTCGACGTAATGGAAAATAA
- the rplV gene encoding 50S ribosomal protein L22, with protein MKTTVSQKGIHLSSQKANLVCDLVRNKKTVEALNILNNTPKKAAYYIKKLLLSAIANATNNHAMVANDLYIYAITANQGKTIKRMIPRAKGSSSPIRKRFITLTLTLSDDHNEKAKDLLAIKEKVAKRNQSKKATTAKKEAKKTNQTNEPKIKFTKKGESK; from the coding sequence ATGAAAACAACAGTAAGTCAAAAAGGAATTCATCTTTCAAGCCAAAAAGCTAATTTGGTTTGTGATTTAGTGCGTAATAAAAAAACAGTTGAAGCACTAAACATTCTTAACAACACACCAAAAAAAGCAGCGTACTACATTAAAAAACTTTTATTAAGTGCAATTGCTAATGCCACAAACAACCACGCAATGGTAGCTAATGATTTATATATTTATGCTATTACTGCAAACCAAGGTAAAACAATTAAACGAATGATTCCTCGTGCTAAGGGTTCAAGTAGCCCAATTCGTAAACGTTTCATTACTTTAACATTAACTTTAAGTGATGATCACAATGAAAAAGCGAAAGATCTATTAGCAATTAAAGAAAAAGTTGCTAAACGTAATCAATCTAAAAAAGCAACAACTGCTAAAAAAGAGGCAAAAAAAACTAACCAAACTAATGAACCAAAAATTAAATTTACTAAAAAAGGAGAAAGTAAATAA
- the rplP gene encoding 50S ribosomal protein L16 → MMQPKRTKYRKPHRTKYDGKAKGNKYVAFGEYGLMATEGNWVSDKQLEALRVVLSKAIGTVGKLWIRVFPQLSLTKKPLEVRMGSGKGNPEFWVAVVKAGTVVCEIAGIPEAQMKEALRKAGNKLNVKTKIVKKGEIAHE, encoded by the coding sequence ATGATGCAACCTAAAAGAACAAAATATCGTAAACCACACCGTACAAAATATGATGGTAAAGCCAAAGGAAACAAATACGTTGCTTTTGGTGAATATGGTTTAATGGCTACAGAAGGAAACTGAGTAAGCGACAAACAACTTGAAGCACTTCGGGTTGTATTATCAAAAGCAATCGGAACTGTAGGAAAATTATGAATTCGTGTTTTCCCACAACTTAGTTTAACTAAGAAACCACTTGAAGTGCGTATGGGTAGTGGTAAAGGGAATCCAGAATTCTGAGTTGCAGTTGTTAAAGCAGGCACAGTTGTGTGTGAAATTGCTGGAATTCCTGAAGCACAAATGAAAGAAGCTTTACGAAAAGCAGGAAATAAATTAAACGTGAAAACAAAAATTGTTAAAAAAGGAGAAATAGCTCATGAATAA
- the rplE gene encoding 50S ribosomal protein L5: protein MATKVSIYREKIRKALMAEFGLKNVMEVPVLEKICINAGIGDASSDAKLIETAAKEIQAITGQKPVLTRAKKAIATFKVRGGQPIGVKVTLRGEKMWNFVENLVNVALPRVRDFKGLPYNSFDNQGNYTLGIKEQIIFTEINFDEVKRVRGFNVTFVMSTNNKDYARSLLKAIGLPIVNK from the coding sequence ATGGCAACTAAAGTAAGTATTTATCGAGAAAAAATTCGCAAAGCCTTAATGGCTGAATTTGGTTTAAAAAACGTTATGGAAGTTCCAGTACTAGAAAAAATTTGTATTAATGCTGGAATTGGTGATGCTAGTAGCGATGCTAAACTAATTGAAACTGCAGCCAAAGAAATCCAAGCAATTACTGGACAAAAACCAGTTTTAACACGTGCAAAAAAGGCAATTGCTACTTTTAAAGTGCGTGGAGGTCAACCAATCGGAGTAAAAGTAACACTTCGTGGTGAAAAAATGTGAAACTTTGTGGAAAATTTAGTAAATGTTGCTCTTCCACGAGTACGTGACTTTAAAGGTTTACCTTACAATTCATTTGATAATCAAGGTAATTACACATTAGGAATTAAAGAACAAATTATTTTTACTGAAATTAACTTTGATGAAGTAAAAAGAGTACGTGGGTTTAATGTTACTTTTGTAATGAGCACTAACAATAAAGATTATGCCCGAAGCTTACTAAAAGCGATTGGGTTACCAATTGTAAATAAATAG
- the rplX gene encoding 50S ribosomal protein L24: MQRIKKGDLVRLISGDEATKEGLVLKVNLKKNTAIVEGLNIVKKHKKANPQKQEEKGGIVSFEAPIPLCKLALVVPKAPRGVSKIAYKLDKNNNKVRFVKKTQSEIAVGKKK, from the coding sequence ATGCAACGAATTAAAAAAGGTGATTTAGTCCGATTGATTAGTGGTGATGAAGCTACTAAAGAAGGATTAGTTCTAAAAGTTAATCTAAAGAAAAATACAGCAATTGTTGAAGGATTAAATATTGTGAAAAAACACAAAAAAGCTAATCCACAAAAGCAAGAAGAAAAAGGCGGTATTGTTTCTTTTGAAGCACCAATCCCATTATGCAAATTAGCTTTAGTTGTTCCTAAAGCACCACGTGGAGTAAGCAAGATTGCTTATAAATTAGATAAAAATAACAACAAAGTTCGATTTGTTAAAAAAACACAATCTGAAATTGCTGTAGGAAAGAAGAAATAA
- the rplN gene encoding 50S ribosomal protein L14 yields the protein MIQFMSRLNVADNTGAKEVGVIKILGNSRQRYASVGDVVKVSVKSATPNGTVKKGQMSLAVIVRVHKQVKRANGNIVIFDDNACVLIKEDKTPKGTRIFGPVARELRDKGFMRIISLAQEVL from the coding sequence ATGATTCAATTTATGTCAAGATTAAATGTAGCTGATAATACAGGAGCAAAAGAAGTTGGAGTTATTAAAATTTTAGGTAATAGTCGTCAACGTTATGCTTCAGTCGGTGATGTTGTTAAAGTTAGTGTTAAAAGTGCAACACCAAACGGAACAGTGAAAAAAGGGCAAATGTCGTTAGCAGTAATTGTTCGTGTTCATAAGCAAGTAAAACGAGCAAACGGAAACATTGTTATTTTTGATGATAATGCATGTGTGTTAATTAAAGAAGATAAAACACCAAAAGGAACAAGAATTTTTGGTCCGGTAGCACGTGAATTGCGTGATAAAGGTTTTATGCGAATTATTTCACTAGCGCAAGAAGTATTGTAG
- the rpsZ gene encoding 30S ribosomal protein S14, which yields MAKKSLIAKQKRVPKYKTRGYTRCVRCGRPHAVNRKFGLCRICLRELAYAGAIPGLKKSSW from the coding sequence ATGGCAAAAAAATCATTAATAGCAAAACAAAAACGTGTTCCAAAATATAAAACTCGTGGTTACACTCGATGTGTTCGTTGTGGTCGTCCACACGCAGTTAATCGTAAATTTGGTTTATGCCGAATTTGCTTGCGTGAATTAGCATATGCTGGAGCGATTCCTGGATTAAAAAAATCATCATGATAA
- the rplO gene encoding 50S ribosomal protein L15, with amino-acid sequence MNLHNLKYTKGARGHKRRTYGRGFSSGLGKTSGRGTKGQHARKSGNLRIGFEGGQTPIYRKIPKVGFNNYNFKKNIYVINLDQIISSNLTVINRENLLKHGLIEKQPWPIKLIGSHKKDAKINSAWEISVELISKPLLSKLTAAKAKVELLTSATEPTTNKKEKSTTKKATTKTSKKTIKKAK; translated from the coding sequence ATGAATTTACATAATTTAAAGTACACTAAAGGTGCGCGAGGCCACAAGAGACGAACTTATGGTCGAGGATTTAGTTCAGGATTAGGAAAAACATCCGGACGAGGAACAAAAGGACAACACGCTAGAAAAAGCGGTAATTTACGAATTGGTTTTGAAGGTGGTCAAACACCAATTTACCGTAAGATTCCAAAAGTTGGCTTTAATAACTACAACTTTAAAAAGAATATTTACGTTATTAATTTAGACCAAATCATTAGTAGTAATTTAACAGTAATTAACCGTGAAAATTTACTTAAACATGGTTTAATTGAAAAACAACCATGACCAATTAAACTAATTGGTAGTCATAAAAAAGATGCAAAGATTAATAGTGCATGAGAAATTAGTGTTGAATTAATCTCTAAACCATTATTATCTAAATTAACTGCCGCAAAGGCTAAAGTCGAATTACTAACTTCAGCCACTGAACCAACAACTAATAAAAAAGAAAAATCAACTACTAAAAAAGCAACAACAAAAACATCTAAGAAAACAATAAAAAAAGCCAAATAA
- the rpsJ gene encoding 30S ribosomal protein S10 codes for MYQVTQKTLHKAKLGDNKTYMYQELRIKLLSYDPSLLDKSVKRIIEIAKDSNCELKGPIPLPTKTEKFTICRSVHVNKPSMEQFERRTHKRLIILSKTNPKTIESLKRLSIPSGVEIQIKL; via the coding sequence ATGTATCAGGTAACTCAGAAAACGTTGCACAAAGCAAAATTAGGAGACAACAAAACATATATGTATCAAGAACTTAGAATAAAGTTACTATCGTATGATCCAAGTTTACTTGACAAATCAGTTAAGCGAATCATTGAGATTGCTAAAGACAGTAACTGCGAACTAAAAGGACCAATTCCATTACCGACAAAAACGGAAAAATTCACGATTTGTCGTAGTGTTCATGTTAATAAACCGTCAATGGAACAATTTGAACGTCGTACCCACAAACGTTTAATTATCCTTTCTAAAACCAACCCTAAAACAATTGAAAGCTTAAAACGCCTTTCAATTCCAAGTGGTGTAGAAATTCAAATTAAGTTATAA
- the rpsQ gene encoding 30S ribosomal protein S17: MTSTSKSVQRTSRRKVFKGVVVSTKMQKTVIVSVQRKFLHPLYKKQVIMDKKYHARDEKGICQVGDKVKIVETRPYAKTVFYRVLAVTEKAK; the protein is encoded by the coding sequence ATGACTTCAACTAGTAAAAGTGTACAACGAACTTCACGTCGAAAAGTATTTAAAGGTGTTGTTGTAAGTACAAAAATGCAAAAAACGGTTATTGTTTCTGTACAACGTAAGTTTTTACACCCGTTATATAAGAAACAAGTTATCATGGATAAAAAATATCATGCTCGTGATGAAAAAGGTATTTGTCAAGTTGGTGATAAAGTAAAAATTGTTGAAACAAGACCATATGCTAAAACTGTATTTTATCGTGTGTTAGCAGTTACTGAAAAGGCAAAATAG
- the rpmC gene encoding 50S ribosomal protein L29, with the protein MNKQMQELNKKTNEELAALIMRLRSQLLESRFKQIAGEIEKTHTMKQMRQMIARCMYILRTRNLKISLGVHGIYLINIADNKSINVTEAVDKIINKESETKDSKVKKTETKTAAEKATEPTTKGESK; encoded by the coding sequence ATGAATAAACAAATGCAAGAATTAAATAAAAAAACTAACGAAGAACTTGCAGCACTAATCATGCGATTACGTTCTCAATTGTTAGAATCACGTTTTAAACAAATAGCTGGTGAAATTGAAAAAACACACACCATGAAACAAATGCGTCAAATGATTGCAAGATGCATGTATATTTTACGCACTCGTAATCTAAAAATTAGTTTAGGAGTTCATGGAATATATTTGATTAACATTGCTGATAACAAAAGCATCAATGTTACTGAAGCTGTTGATAAGATCATCAATAAAGAAAGTGAAACAAAAGACAGTAAAGTTAAAAAAACTGAAACAAAAACTGCAGCTGAAAAAGCAACTGAACCAACAACTAAGGGGGAAAGTAAATAA
- the rplR gene encoding 50S ribosomal protein L18 yields MKHINFDRKKQRSLRHKRITKTLTRCEDLRPRLVVTKTTHHIYAQIIDDTTHKVLAASSSLTLKINKKNIETAKTVGADIAKKAVALKIKNIAFDRGGNKYHGQIKVLADAVRENGLNF; encoded by the coding sequence ATGAAACATATTAATTTTGATCGTAAAAAACAACGAAGCTTACGTCATAAACGAATTACTAAAACTTTAACAAGATGTGAAGATCTTCGACCACGACTTGTTGTAACTAAAACTACACACCACATTTATGCCCAAATTATTGATGATACAACACACAAAGTATTAGCTGCAAGTAGTAGTTTAACACTTAAAATCAATAAAAAAAATATTGAAACTGCCAAAACAGTTGGTGCCGACATTGCTAAAAAAGCAGTAGCACTTAAGATTAAAAACATTGCTTTTGATCGTGGTGGAAATAAATATCATGGTCAAATTAAAGTATTAGCTGATGCTGTACGTGAAAACGGGTTAAACTTTTAG
- the rplC gene encoding 50S ribosomal protein L3 has translation MKYIIGRKIGMVQLFDVNGHLLPATVVQCEPNLVLEAKEKRIKVGYDKVDVKKLNKPQQGLFKKLKAQPHRIIAEFDNLSNTYKQGDLIKVDAFTKGELVDIQGYTKGRGYTGAIVRWNFKCGPKSHGAGYPHRYQGSIAFGRGGSQGQRVPKGKKMAGRYGHELVTTENLTVLESLLKWNVLLILGAIPGPSDTVIIIKSSVKKPTKKNEFTIISKEIKEQILEENEKLEDKEALREANLEAEAKAEAEAKAEEAKKLAEEKQKEAEAKAIEKASAAEQKKIEEAKKEETK, from the coding sequence ATGAAATACATTATTGGTAGAAAAATTGGAATGGTGCAATTGTTTGATGTTAATGGTCATTTATTACCAGCAACAGTCGTACAATGTGAACCAAACTTAGTTTTAGAAGCTAAAGAAAAAAGAATTAAAGTGGGTTATGATAAAGTTGATGTTAAAAAATTAAATAAACCACAACAAGGTTTATTTAAAAAATTAAAGGCTCAACCACACCGTATTATTGCTGAATTTGATAATTTATCAAACACATACAAACAAGGTGATTTAATTAAAGTTGATGCTTTTACTAAAGGTGAATTAGTTGACATTCAAGGATACACTAAAGGTCGTGGATATACCGGAGCAATCGTTAGATGAAACTTCAAGTGTGGTCCTAAATCTCATGGCGCTGGATATCCACATCGTTACCAAGGTTCAATTGCCTTTGGTCGTGGTGGTAGTCAAGGCCAAAGAGTACCAAAAGGTAAAAAGATGGCTGGACGATATGGTCATGAATTAGTAACAACAGAAAACTTAACAGTTTTAGAATCACTTTTGAAGTGAAATGTTTTATTAATTCTTGGAGCTATTCCTGGTCCAAGCGATACTGTGATTATTATTAAATCTTCAGTTAAGAAACCAACTAAGAAAAATGAATTCACTATCATTTCAAAAGAAATTAAAGAACAAATCTTAGAAGAAAACGAAAAATTAGAAGATAAAGAAGCACTTCGTGAAGCTAACCTTGAAGCTGAAGCAAAAGCTGAAGCTGAAGCAAAAGCCGAAGAAGCAAAAAAATTAGCTGAAGAAAAACAAAAAGAAGCTGAAGCTAAAGCAATAGAAAAAGCTTCTGCAGCTGAACAAAAGAAAATTGAAGAAGCAAAGAAAGAAGAAACTAAATAG
- the rpsH gene encoding 30S ribosomal protein S8, giving the protein MTDPIANLVVRLKNANKAKLPSITFNASKLVTSIVEVLASEGYISSYKVITKNKRKTMMIVLKYKNLVPTINGIRQISKPGLRVYQEAKKLPRVLHGLGIAIISTSQGVMTDYQARKLNLGGEVLVYVW; this is encoded by the coding sequence ATGACAGATCCAATTGCAAACTTAGTCGTAAGACTAAAAAACGCCAATAAGGCAAAATTACCAAGTATTACTTTCAATGCTAGTAAATTAGTAACTAGTATTGTCGAAGTTTTAGCATCTGAAGGATATATCAGTAGCTATAAAGTAATTACTAAAAACAAACGCAAAACAATGATGATTGTTTTAAAATATAAAAATTTAGTACCAACAATTAACGGAATTCGCCAAATTTCTAAACCTGGATTACGAGTTTACCAAGAAGCTAAAAAATTACCACGTGTTTTACATGGACTAGGAATTGCCATTATTAGTACTAGCCAAGGTGTAATGACTGATTACCAAGCAAGAAAATTAAATCTTGGTGGTGAAGTCTTAGTTTATGTGTGATAA
- the rpsE gene encoding 30S ribosomal protein S5 encodes MENKVEKVATQEEQNTNTEVKVENEKTPNKERNFNKNKNNNTKPGFKRQPRRSSLGDNFEERVKIKRISKTTKGGRHMRFSALVIVGDKNGRVGFGIGKADETPNAIKKAVKNARKALIKVNMNHKGTLYHEIIGRKGASRVLIKPAPEGTGIIAGGVIRDVIELAGFKDVYTKNLGSNTPINMVTAVIEGLKKQLLPVNVKKARDLIKSKTETVANTNIEKQNESEKK; translated from the coding sequence ATGGAAAATAAAGTAGAAAAAGTAGCAACACAAGAAGAACAAAACACAAATACAGAAGTTAAAGTTGAAAATGAAAAAACTCCTAATAAGGAACGAAACTTTAACAAAAATAAAAACAACAATACTAAACCTGGTTTTAAACGTCAACCACGCCGAAGTTCATTAGGTGATAATTTTGAAGAACGAGTAAAAATTAAACGAATTAGTAAAACAACTAAGGGTGGACGCCACATGCGTTTTAGTGCTTTAGTAATTGTTGGTGATAAAAATGGTCGAGTTGGATTTGGAATCGGCAAAGCTGATGAAACTCCAAATGCAATTAAAAAAGCTGTTAAAAACGCTCGTAAAGCTTTAATTAAGGTTAATATGAACCATAAAGGAACACTTTATCATGAAATTATTGGCCGTAAAGGAGCAAGCCGAGTTTTAATTAAACCAGCTCCTGAAGGTACAGGAATTATTGCCGGTGGGGTAATCCGGGATGTAATTGAATTGGCTGGATTTAAGGATGTATATACTAAAAACTTAGGTTCAAACACACCAATTAATATGGTAACAGCTGTTATTGAAGGTTTAAAGAAACAATTATTACCAGTTAACGTGAAAAAAGCACGTGATTTAATTAAATCAAAGACTGAAACAGTTGCTAACACTAACATAGAAAAACAAAATGAAAGTGAAAAGAAATAG
- the rplF gene encoding 50S ribosomal protein L6: MSRKGNKLLNLPQGTSVSIANHVVAVTGPKGSLKVKYPAGINVELVNNHVKVSRTNNEKMNRIFHGTINSLIHNAIIGVSEGYSVRLHIEGVGYKAKISGNKLELAIGFSHPVILDIPHGVAVACKTPVDLEITGIDKIVVGEFAANVRAIRRPEPYNGKGIMYVGEHIIRKVGKTAEGAKK; the protein is encoded by the coding sequence ATGTCGCGAAAAGGAAATAAATTATTAAATTTACCACAAGGAACAAGTGTTAGTATTGCTAATCATGTTGTTGCAGTTACTGGTCCTAAGGGTAGTTTAAAAGTAAAATATCCAGCTGGAATTAACGTTGAACTTGTTAATAACCACGTTAAAGTTAGTCGGACTAATAATGAAAAAATGAATCGTATTTTTCACGGAACAATTAATTCATTAATTCATAATGCCATTATTGGTGTTAGTGAAGGATATAGCGTTCGTTTACATATTGAAGGAGTTGGTTATAAAGCCAAAATAAGTGGTAATAAACTTGAACTAGCGATTGGCTTTAGCCATCCAGTTATTTTAGATATTCCACATGGTGTAGCTGTTGCTTGTAAAACTCCAGTTGACCTTGAAATTACTGGAATTGACAAAATTGTTGTTGGTGAATTTGCTGCGAATGTTCGAGCTATTCGCCGCCCTGAACCTTATAATGGAAAAGGAATTATGTATGTTGGTGAACACATTATACGTAAAGTTGGAAAAACTGCTGAAGGAGCGAAAAAATAA
- the rplW gene encoding 50S ribosomal protein L23 yields the protein MDITRVIIQPLFTEKSEALKHNEKQVITLIVDPKANKHEIKEAFAILYGVYPEKINTQLRKPARVRTGTLKPGYTKLTKVAYITLPKGKKVAQTSDEHEEAIKEAAPVKKEAVAKAKGQLKEVAPKNESKETKKVEKPETK from the coding sequence ATGGATATTACTCGTGTGATTATTCAACCATTATTTACTGAAAAATCAGAAGCGCTTAAGCATAACGAAAAGCAAGTAATTACTTTAATTGTTGATCCTAAAGCCAATAAACATGAAATTAAAGAAGCCTTTGCTATTTTATATGGTGTATATCCTGAAAAAATTAATACACAATTACGTAAACCAGCACGTGTCCGTACTGGAACTCTTAAACCGGGGTATACTAAATTAACTAAAGTAGCTTATATCACTTTACCTAAGGGTAAAAAAGTAGCACAAACTTCTGACGAACATGAAGAAGCAATTAAAGAGGCTGCGCCAGTTAAAAAGGAAGCAGTTGCTAAAGCTAAAGGGCAATTAAAAGAGGTTGCTCCTAAAAACGAAAGCAAAGAAACAAAAAAAGTCGAAAAACCAGAAACTAAATAG